Proteins encoded together in one Pseudomonas sp. Seg1 window:
- the fliQ gene encoding flagellar biosynthesis protein FliQ — MTPEVAVDIFREALWLTTLMVAILVVPSLLVGLLVAMFQAATQINEQTLSFLPRLLVMLVTLIVAGPWIVQTFMEYIIQLYKNIPMVIG, encoded by the coding sequence ATGACGCCGGAAGTCGCGGTCGACATATTTCGTGAGGCGCTTTGGCTGACCACGTTGATGGTCGCGATTCTGGTGGTGCCGAGCCTGTTGGTCGGTTTGCTGGTGGCAATGTTCCAGGCGGCCACGCAGATCAACGAACAGACCCTGAGCTTCCTGCCGCGTCTGCTGGTGATGCTGGTCACGCTGATCGTCGCCGGCCCGTGGATCGTGCAGACGTTCATGGAGTACATCATTCAGTTGTACAAAAACATTCCGATGGTCATCGGCTAA
- the fliR gene encoding flagellar biosynthetic protein FliR: protein MQSLLQLTDTQISSWVATFMLPLFRVASMLMVMPVFGTTLIPRRVRLYFAVAITVVIVPGLPPMPAVSPLDLSGLLLIAEQILVGAVLGFSLQLFFQAFAVAGQIVAIQMGMGFASMVDPANGVSVAVIGQFFTMLVTLLFLSMNGHLVVFEVLTESFTTLPVGSGLMTAHYWELAGKLGWVLGAALLLVLPAVTALLVVNIAFGVMTRAAPQLNIFSIGFPLTLVLGLFIVWVGLADILNQYQPLATEALQLLRELARAR from the coding sequence ATGCAATCGCTGCTGCAGTTGACCGACACCCAGATCAGTTCCTGGGTGGCGACGTTCATGTTGCCGCTGTTTCGCGTCGCCTCGATGCTGATGGTCATGCCCGTGTTCGGCACAACCCTCATCCCCCGGCGTGTGCGCCTGTATTTCGCCGTGGCGATTACCGTGGTGATTGTGCCCGGCCTGCCGCCGATGCCGGCGGTCAGTCCGCTCGATCTCAGCGGGCTGCTGTTGATTGCCGAGCAGATCCTGGTCGGCGCCGTACTCGGGTTTTCCTTGCAGCTGTTTTTCCAGGCCTTTGCCGTGGCCGGGCAGATTGTCGCGATCCAGATGGGTATGGGCTTCGCCTCGATGGTCGACCCGGCCAACGGTGTCTCGGTGGCGGTGATCGGCCAATTCTTCACCATGCTGGTGACGTTGCTGTTCCTGTCGATGAATGGCCATCTCGTGGTGTTCGAGGTCCTCACCGAAAGCTTCACCACGTTGCCCGTGGGCAGTGGGTTGATGACCGCGCATTACTGGGAGTTGGCCGGCAAACTCGGCTGGGTGCTGGGCGCGGCGTTGTTGCTGGTATTGCCGGCGGTCACCGCGCTGCTGGTGGTCAACATCGCGTTCGGCGTGATGACCCGTGCCGCGCCGCAACTGAACATTTTCTCCATCGGTTTTCCACTGACCCTGGTGCTCGGCCTGTTCATTGTCTGGGTCGGCCTGGCGGACATTCTCAATCAGTACCAGCCGCTGGCTACCGAGGCCTTGCAGCTGTTACGCGAACTGGCACGGGCGCGCTGA
- a CDS encoding DUF6124 family protein yields MFKPTPNPPETDLTSPYESLDSKKLNDAADRALDHYLCPPGSTPPPRRTRRMYAVTADFKNEEMLADAFETLASARTIASDFAHLLPASQRRTLLGIAQLIMLGELAVNRVLDNLQVPQ; encoded by the coding sequence ATGTTCAAACCAACACCCAACCCGCCCGAAACCGATCTCACCTCCCCCTACGAATCCCTCGATTCGAAAAAGCTCAACGACGCCGCCGACCGCGCCCTCGATCACTATCTCTGCCCGCCCGGGTCCACACCACCGCCCCGCAGAACCCGCAGGATGTACGCCGTTACTGCGGACTTCAAAAACGAGGAGATGCTGGCCGATGCCTTCGAGACCCTTGCTTCGGCAAGAACCATTGCCAGTGACTTTGCCCACCTCTTGCCAGCGTCGCAGCGCCGGACGCTGTTGGGGATTGCGCAGCTGATCATGCTCGGGGAGTTGGCGGTGAACCGGGTGCTGGATAATCTGCAGGTGCCGCAGTAG